One genomic window of Polyangiaceae bacterium includes the following:
- a CDS encoding circadian clock protein KaiC has product MHTNLCSTGISGLDDILRGGLPRNRFYLVEGHPGAGKTTLALQYLLEGAKSGERGLYITLSETQEELVEVATSHGWDLDTIATFELSAAEQQQANPLPNTVFYASEVELAHTMQVILQEVEKIKPSRIVFDSLSELRLLAQDPLRYRRQMLALKHYFAGRKCTVFLLDDKTANIDHHVQSIAHGVISLDQVSPDYGITRRRLEITKLRGVNFRAGKHDYTIQTGGLEVFPRLIAAEHANDFDRSAVSSGVPALDTLLGGGLDRGTSTIIMGPSGTGKSNIAARFAVAAAERGENVASFIFDETIETYVGRAAGLGMNMRTPNISMRQVDPAELSPGEFVAMLRQKVEQANTKLLIIDSLNGYLNAMTEERMLMLQLHELLTYLNKQGVVTILTLAQIGMLGIATRSPVDLTYLGDAVLLLRFFEHGGALKKALSVVKKRTGAHEETIRELSFSGSKISVGEPLRAFKGILTGTPAFMGNAGPNRLDGHEGEGDGSTTQPG; this is encoded by the coding sequence ATGCACACCAACCTCTGCTCTACCGGAATCTCAGGACTCGACGACATTCTGCGCGGAGGTTTGCCGCGGAACCGCTTCTATTTGGTGGAAGGCCATCCCGGCGCGGGCAAGACGACGCTTGCGCTGCAATACCTGCTCGAAGGAGCCAAGAGCGGCGAGCGCGGGTTGTACATCACCCTGTCCGAAACGCAGGAAGAGCTGGTCGAGGTTGCCACGTCGCACGGCTGGGACTTGGATACGATTGCGACATTCGAGTTGTCGGCGGCGGAGCAGCAGCAAGCCAATCCGCTACCGAACACGGTCTTCTATGCGTCGGAGGTCGAGCTGGCGCACACGATGCAGGTGATTCTGCAGGAGGTCGAGAAGATCAAGCCGAGCCGTATCGTCTTCGATTCTTTGTCGGAGTTGCGGCTGCTGGCGCAGGACCCGCTGCGCTACCGCCGGCAGATGCTGGCGCTCAAGCACTATTTCGCCGGACGCAAGTGCACGGTCTTCTTGCTCGATGACAAGACCGCCAACATCGATCATCACGTGCAAAGCATCGCGCACGGCGTCATTTCGCTCGATCAGGTATCTCCTGATTATGGTATCACGCGGCGCAGGCTGGAGATTACCAAGCTGCGCGGGGTGAATTTCCGCGCGGGTAAACACGACTACACGATACAAACCGGGGGGCTGGAAGTTTTCCCGCGTTTGATTGCGGCCGAGCATGCGAACGACTTCGATCGCTCGGCGGTGTCCAGCGGCGTTCCGGCGCTGGATACGCTCTTGGGAGGCGGTCTGGACCGCGGGACGAGCACGATCATCATGGGACCGTCCGGCACGGGGAAGTCGAACATTGCGGCCCGTTTTGCGGTCGCTGCCGCCGAGCGCGGTGAAAATGTCGCGAGTTTCATTTTCGACGAAACCATCGAAACGTATGTGGGCCGAGCCGCCGGATTGGGCATGAACATGCGCACACCCAATATTTCGATGAGACAGGTCGATCCGGCAGAATTGTCGCCGGGTGAGTTCGTCGCGATGCTCCGACAGAAGGTGGAACAGGCGAATACGAAATTGCTGATCATCGACAGCCTCAATGGTTACCTGAATGCGATGACCGAAGAGCGGATGCTGATGCTGCAATTGCATGAATTGCTGACGTATTTGAACAAGCAAGGCGTGGTGACGATATTGACGCTCGCGCAGATCGGAATGCTGGGAATCGCGACGCGTTCGCCGGTCGACCTGACCTATCTCGGCGATGCGGTCCTGCTGCTCCGCTTTTTCGAACACGGCGGAGCGCTCAAGAAAGCGCTATCCGTCGTGAAAAAGCGCACGGGCGCACATGAGGAGACCATTCGCGAGCTGAGTTTTTCAGGCAGCAAAATTTCGGTGGGCGAGCCATTGCGGGCTTTCAAGGGCATTCTGACCGGCACGCCGGCATTCATGGGAAATGCAGGACCGAACCGCCTTGATGGGCACGAAGGGGAAGGTGATGGGTCGACTACTCAGCCCGGATGA
- a CDS encoding sigma-70 family RNA polymerase sigma factor → MSCPPPPAFGLSNAELQEVIQSMLAVVWRVGCDEHIDRLEVVHDAFVTAMCKPISERPPVTDQKRFIAWMCALAEFAALSSRKSKHRVLLGQGTSESELGRLLSTSGHAEAVAAREVLRKAFAALDPEDQVLVLQHEVGGKTITEIARELDRAPSTLYSRHAQAMSILRAAVKSTIAAVVLLITKNARAQGARWTLRASRLLTHVTQTTCALTVTMTCGAILPASSAPTAVQHEPTAVVQSAPTPPDIAVVAMPLEPPVPETPPPPTPKEVAPVKPFGVDKPEAECSASRMKTTKIVSYLQGAVVPFAFLVAPVVTQLGCAGSGQHRGWGGGGGGGGGRRGGGGGGGGGGGGGGGGGGGGGGGGRGGGGGAGGGGGGGGGGGVWGAGKRRGMVGGVGRAANATAARTGGEIWRLG, encoded by the coding sequence ATGAGCTGTCCGCCCCCGCCTGCGTTTGGCTTGTCGAACGCCGAGCTTCAAGAAGTGATTCAGTCCATGTTGGCCGTGGTTTGGCGCGTAGGTTGTGATGAGCATATTGATCGGTTGGAGGTCGTGCATGATGCGTTCGTCACGGCAATGTGCAAGCCCATTTCGGAACGGCCCCCTGTGACGGACCAAAAACGGTTCATCGCATGGATGTGTGCGCTGGCGGAATTCGCCGCATTGAGCAGCCGGAAATCCAAACACCGGGTGCTTCTTGGCCAGGGCACATCGGAGTCGGAGCTGGGGAGGCTGCTGTCCACATCGGGGCATGCGGAAGCCGTTGCCGCTCGCGAAGTGCTGCGGAAGGCCTTTGCGGCGCTCGATCCGGAGGATCAGGTGCTCGTTCTGCAGCATGAGGTCGGCGGTAAAACCATTACCGAGATCGCGCGTGAGCTGGATCGAGCTCCATCAACGTTGTATTCGCGTCATGCGCAGGCCATGAGCATTCTTCGCGCGGCGGTGAAGTCGACCATCGCGGCCGTCGTTCTGCTCATTACGAAGAACGCGCGCGCGCAAGGCGCTCGGTGGACCCTGCGCGCTTCGCGACTGCTCACGCACGTCACGCAGACGACGTGCGCACTGACCGTGACCATGACATGCGGCGCGATTTTGCCCGCGAGCTCGGCACCAACGGCGGTGCAACACGAGCCCACGGCCGTGGTGCAGTCGGCGCCGACGCCTCCGGACATCGCCGTTGTGGCGATGCCGCTGGAGCCACCAGTGCCCGAGACGCCGCCGCCCCCGACGCCCAAGGAGGTTGCGCCCGTAAAACCGTTTGGCGTTGACAAACCCGAAGCGGAGTGTTCTGCTTCGCGCATGAAAACGACCAAGATTGTGAGCTATCTACAGGGTGCCGTCGTCCCCTTCGCGTTTCTCGTTGCGCCGGTAGTGACCCAACTGGGATGCGCGGGGAGCGGGCAGCACAGGGGATGGGGGGGTGGGGGGGGGGGGGGGGGGGGGCGCCGGGGGGGAGGGGGGGGGGGGGGGGGGGGGGGGGGGGGGGGGGGGGGGGGGGGGGGGGGGGGGGGGGGGGGGGGGCGGGGCGGGGGGGGGGGGGCGGGCGGGGGGGGGGGGGGGGGGGGGGGGGGGGGTGTTTGGGGCGCGGGAAAAAGAAGAGGAATGGTGGGGGGGGTGGGGCGGGCAGCAAACGCCACCGCGGCAAGAACCGGAGGAGAAATCTGGCGGCTTGGATAA
- a CDS encoding SAM-dependent DNA methyltransferase encodes MTINFSQTAAYIWSLADLLRGDFKQSQYGRVILPFTILRRLECVLEERKSVVLKEVEKLKTMKLEEGAREKFLLKAAKQSFYNTSPMDLAKLGSSDLKPNLLQYVDSFSRDAREIFEHFKFAEFVGLLNDANLLYKVVQKVATTDLHPETISNHEMGLVFEELIRRFAESSNETAGEHFTPRDIVRLTTSLVFMEDDKALTGEGIIRTIYDPTAGTGGFLSSGMEYVYELNPNATMRAFGQELNPESYAICKGDMLIKGQDVSRIKLGNTLSDDQLYGDKFDYMLSNPPFGVDWKKVEAEVTKEHKEKGLAGRFGPGLPRVSDGSLLFLMHLLSKMRDYDPGDPTKNGGRIGIILNGSPLFTGGAGSGESEIRRHVLENDLLEAIIALPTDMFYNTGIATYVWILSNKKDKAHRGKVQLINAVHLYQKMRKSLGSKRQEIGEADIKLITQTFGAFKAVDTYELNKEPDAKGTRGRPSTKKDEKKTFGAKIFRSHEFGYRRITIERPLRLSACLSDERIAALRFDPGALNAAMARVYELYGQGWTAKNYGDLSDVAAEVRTLVKADFGDLKEKQIKDLLDAKIWRAQKELLDKALMLQKVLGKKQCDDYQVFEASLDAALPKTGVKWDVKEKKQLLEAVTWTNPNAEPVIKKVVKGKPNPMYGTFAYKGQVVEFQPDSQLRDNEDVPLTADTARGAKVDAENEAYFRKEVAPHVPDAWIDATKRDEKDKGVGVVGYEIPFNRHFYEYEPPRDLAEIDADLEALSKEIVAMLSEVRS; translated from the coding sequence ATGACCATCAACTTCTCCCAAACAGCCGCCTATATCTGGAGCCTCGCCGATCTGTTGCGCGGCGATTTCAAGCAAAGCCAGTACGGCCGCGTCATTCTCCCGTTTACGATCCTTCGCCGCCTGGAATGCGTCCTCGAAGAGCGCAAAAGCGTGGTGCTGAAAGAGGTCGAGAAGCTCAAGACCATGAAGCTCGAAGAGGGAGCGCGCGAGAAGTTCTTGTTGAAGGCGGCGAAACAATCCTTTTACAACACCTCGCCGATGGATCTGGCCAAGCTCGGCAGCTCGGACCTGAAGCCCAATCTCTTGCAATACGTCGACAGTTTTTCGCGGGACGCTCGCGAGATCTTCGAGCATTTCAAGTTTGCCGAATTCGTGGGGCTGCTGAACGACGCCAATCTTCTCTATAAGGTCGTGCAAAAAGTCGCCACGACGGATTTGCACCCGGAAACCATCAGCAACCATGAAATGGGGCTCGTGTTCGAGGAGCTGATTCGGCGTTTCGCAGAAAGCTCGAACGAGACGGCCGGCGAGCATTTTACGCCGCGGGATATCGTGCGCCTGACGACCTCGCTCGTGTTCATGGAGGACGACAAAGCGCTCACGGGCGAAGGCATTATCCGCACGATCTACGATCCCACGGCGGGTACGGGCGGTTTTCTTTCGAGCGGCATGGAGTACGTCTACGAGCTGAACCCGAACGCGACGATGCGCGCGTTCGGCCAGGAGCTCAACCCCGAGAGTTACGCCATTTGCAAGGGCGATATGCTCATCAAGGGCCAGGACGTGAGCCGCATCAAGCTGGGCAATACGTTGAGCGACGACCAGCTTTACGGGGACAAATTCGATTACATGCTCTCGAATCCTCCGTTTGGTGTCGACTGGAAGAAGGTCGAGGCCGAGGTCACGAAGGAGCATAAAGAAAAGGGGCTTGCCGGGCGTTTTGGTCCTGGCTTGCCGCGGGTGAGTGATGGGTCGCTTTTGTTTTTGATGCATCTGCTCAGCAAGATGCGCGATTACGATCCCGGGGATCCCACCAAGAATGGCGGGCGTATTGGCATCATCTTGAATGGCTCGCCGTTGTTCACGGGCGGCGCGGGCAGCGGGGAAAGCGAGATTCGGCGACATGTGCTCGAGAATGATCTCCTCGAAGCCATTATCGCGTTGCCAACGGACATGTTTTACAACACTGGCATTGCCACCTACGTGTGGATCTTGTCGAACAAGAAAGACAAAGCGCATCGCGGCAAGGTGCAGCTCATCAATGCCGTGCATTTGTACCAGAAGATGCGCAAGTCATTAGGCTCCAAGCGTCAAGAGATTGGGGAAGCGGACATCAAGTTGATCACGCAGACCTTTGGCGCGTTCAAGGCCGTCGATACCTACGAGCTAAACAAAGAGCCCGATGCGAAAGGGACACGTGGTCGGCCTTCGACGAAGAAGGACGAAAAGAAAACGTTTGGCGCGAAGATCTTCCGCAGCCATGAATTTGGTTATCGTCGCATCACGATTGAGCGGCCCTTGCGTTTGTCCGCGTGTTTGTCGGACGAGCGTATCGCGGCGCTGCGATTCGACCCGGGAGCGCTCAATGCGGCCATGGCCAGGGTCTACGAGCTGTATGGCCAGGGCTGGACGGCCAAGAATTACGGCGATCTGTCGGATGTTGCGGCCGAGGTGCGGACGCTGGTCAAGGCCGATTTTGGCGATTTGAAAGAGAAGCAGATCAAGGACCTGTTGGATGCGAAGATCTGGCGGGCGCAAAAAGAGCTTTTGGACAAGGCGTTGATGCTGCAAAAGGTGCTCGGGAAGAAGCAATGCGACGATTATCAGGTTTTCGAGGCGTCCCTCGATGCGGCATTACCAAAAACCGGCGTGAAATGGGACGTGAAGGAGAAAAAGCAGCTTTTGGAGGCCGTGACCTGGACGAATCCCAACGCGGAGCCGGTGATCAAAAAGGTGGTCAAGGGCAAGCCGAATCCGATGTACGGGACTTTTGCGTACAAGGGCCAGGTGGTCGAGTTTCAGCCGGATAGCCAGTTGCGGGACAACGAGGATGTGCCGCTGACGGCGGATACGGCGCGTGGCGCGAAGGTGGATGCGGAGAACGAGGCGTATTTCCGCAAGGAGGTCGCGCCGCATGTCCCGGATGCGTGGATTGATGCGACCAAGCGTGACGAGAAGGACAAAGGCGTCGGGGTGGTGGGGTATGAGATCCCATTCAATCGCCACTTTTATGAATATGAGCCGCCAAGGGATCTCGCCGAGATCGATGCGGATTTGGAGGCTCTGAGCAAAGAGATCGTGGCGATGTTGAGCGAGGTGCGGTCGTGA
- a CDS encoding type I restriction endonuclease subunit R produces the protein MTADAKEAAFQQDILNEMLAGGWLLGHSAKYDRENALYVEDCLAFVKNTQSKAWDKYKTLYPSNPEPTLIKTIAAQLNKQDPQATDKHLRTFGTLGVLRHEVRDKSVSFRLCQFKPDHGLNPETLANYKANILRVVPELVYSPYATEAHLQKTGAKAKPWRIDLVLFLNGIPIATMELKSEFKQSLDAAITQYKQRRLPKDPATNKSEPLLTFKRGALVHFAVGQSEVHMTTHLQGEATRFMPFNKGTTEGGAGNDVPEDVHDYATSYLWKEVLAPANVLDIIGRFVHLEIKQKEDWNGRKYKEEALIFPRYHQWDLVRCLLNAARKEGPGFKYLAQHSAGSGKSNSIAWTAHQLSSLYNDADEKVFHSVIVVTDRSVLDAQLQDTIYQFEHADGVVGRINRDEGQGSKSEKLAAALESCQPIVIVTIQTFPHVLKAIENSLRLKERRYAIIADEAHSSQSGKTANQLKEVLQLDTKAETEGEDNTPSAEDMLAATVAAKRNSPNISYFAFTATPKPKTLELFGRLPNPEEPRSKANKPKAFHVYSMRQAIEERYILDVLKNYTSYKVAYQLAQKVAKADIEVDSKKAKTKLVQWVRLHDYNIAQKVQVIVEHFRDKVMGLLGGHAKAMVVTASRKEAVRYKLGFDKYVKEKGYRDCFAMVAFSGEVTFDASDPNVEGLLGEKFTETSTKMNPDLKGRDMRTAFDGDDYHVMIVAQKFQTGFDQPKLCAMYVDKKLGGVECVQTLSRLNRIHPGKEETYVLDFVNDPEEILESFQEYYQTAKLLDVSDPNLIWDLKEKIQSAGIFTMVEVNLFADVFFTKSKGNAAIGNVCKPAVERWQNRYTEAYEQHQKRRDMFERIKKTGDAVLVGNAESDLKEAKKELDALGMFKADLVSFTRYYEFMSQIVDYDSTDLEKLSLYARHLAPLLREKTPKEDPIDLSSVELSHYRLSKLKQQDLKLVKGAGEGLSPGSEMGSGKAKSKMEEYLSQIIQRLNEVFVTDGLTDNDMLNYAMTISDKVRENEAVMKQIENNSREQAMLGDFAGALDEAVMESGEVHRNLMTQVLNDKNIAAGFGRIVFDMLVAQMKTGQRPDIRDTTD, from the coding sequence ATGACCGCCGATGCCAAAGAAGCCGCCTTCCAACAAGATATTCTGAACGAAATGCTCGCCGGCGGCTGGCTCCTCGGTCATTCCGCCAAGTACGACCGCGAAAACGCGCTCTATGTCGAAGATTGCCTCGCGTTCGTCAAAAACACCCAAAGCAAAGCCTGGGACAAATACAAAACCCTGTATCCCTCCAATCCCGAGCCCACCCTTATCAAAACAATCGCCGCGCAGCTCAACAAACAGGATCCCCAAGCCACGGACAAACACCTGCGCACCTTCGGCACCCTCGGCGTGCTCCGACACGAGGTACGAGACAAATCGGTCTCCTTTCGGCTTTGCCAATTCAAACCAGACCACGGCCTGAACCCCGAAACGCTGGCCAACTACAAAGCCAATATCCTGCGCGTCGTCCCCGAGCTCGTCTACAGCCCCTACGCCACCGAAGCACACCTCCAAAAAACAGGCGCCAAAGCCAAACCTTGGCGTATCGATCTGGTCCTGTTTCTCAATGGGATCCCCATCGCCACGATGGAGCTGAAGAGCGAGTTCAAACAAAGCCTCGACGCCGCCATCACCCAATACAAACAGCGACGATTGCCCAAAGATCCCGCGACGAACAAAAGCGAACCTTTGCTCACCTTCAAACGTGGCGCATTGGTGCATTTTGCCGTCGGACAATCCGAGGTGCACATGACCACGCACCTTCAGGGCGAAGCAACTCGGTTCATGCCATTCAACAAAGGCACGACCGAAGGCGGCGCAGGAAACGACGTCCCCGAAGACGTACACGACTACGCCACGAGTTATCTGTGGAAAGAAGTCCTCGCTCCAGCCAACGTCTTGGATATCATCGGGCGCTTCGTGCATCTGGAGATCAAACAAAAAGAGGATTGGAACGGTCGCAAATACAAGGAAGAAGCGCTCATTTTTCCGCGCTACCACCAATGGGACCTCGTCCGCTGCTTGCTCAACGCAGCCCGCAAAGAAGGACCGGGGTTCAAATACCTGGCCCAACACAGCGCAGGATCCGGCAAATCCAATTCGATTGCGTGGACCGCCCACCAACTTTCGTCGCTTTACAACGACGCAGACGAGAAGGTTTTCCATTCGGTCATTGTCGTGACCGATCGGTCGGTGCTCGATGCGCAGCTTCAGGACACGATTTATCAATTTGAACACGCCGACGGCGTCGTGGGGCGAATCAACCGCGACGAGGGACAAGGATCCAAATCGGAGAAGCTCGCAGCGGCCCTCGAGAGCTGCCAGCCCATTGTCATCGTGACGATTCAGACGTTCCCGCACGTGCTGAAAGCCATCGAAAATAGCCTACGCTTGAAAGAACGCCGCTACGCCATCATCGCGGACGAGGCGCATTCGTCGCAATCGGGCAAGACCGCGAACCAGCTCAAAGAAGTCCTCCAATTGGACACCAAAGCAGAAACCGAAGGCGAGGACAACACACCGAGCGCCGAGGATATGCTGGCGGCAACCGTGGCCGCCAAACGCAACTCGCCCAATATTAGCTATTTCGCATTCACCGCCACGCCCAAACCCAAGACGTTGGAATTGTTTGGACGCCTGCCCAATCCCGAAGAGCCGCGGTCAAAAGCCAATAAACCGAAGGCGTTTCATGTGTACAGCATGAGGCAGGCGATTGAGGAGCGATATATCCTCGACGTGCTCAAGAACTACACGAGTTACAAAGTAGCCTATCAGCTTGCCCAAAAGGTGGCGAAGGCGGATATCGAGGTCGATAGCAAGAAGGCGAAAACCAAACTCGTCCAATGGGTGCGCCTGCACGATTACAACATCGCGCAGAAGGTCCAAGTCATTGTGGAGCATTTTCGCGACAAGGTGATGGGGCTGCTTGGTGGACACGCCAAAGCGATGGTCGTCACTGCGTCGCGCAAAGAAGCCGTGCGGTACAAATTGGGGTTTGACAAGTATGTGAAGGAAAAAGGCTACCGCGATTGTTTCGCAATGGTGGCTTTTTCCGGCGAGGTTACGTTTGACGCGAGCGATCCCAATGTCGAAGGATTGCTCGGCGAGAAGTTCACCGAAACGAGTACGAAGATGAATCCCGACCTGAAGGGCCGGGACATGCGCACGGCATTTGATGGCGACGATTATCACGTCATGATCGTGGCGCAAAAATTTCAAACGGGCTTTGATCAGCCCAAGTTATGCGCGATGTACGTGGACAAGAAGCTCGGCGGCGTGGAGTGTGTGCAGACGTTGTCCCGCCTGAACCGGATACACCCCGGCAAAGAAGAGACCTACGTCCTCGATTTCGTGAATGACCCCGAAGAAATCTTGGAATCGTTCCAGGAATACTACCAAACAGCCAAGCTGCTCGACGTTTCGGATCCGAACCTGATCTGGGATCTCAAAGAGAAAATCCAGTCGGCGGGCATTTTCACGATGGTCGAGGTGAACCTGTTTGCCGATGTGTTTTTCACCAAATCGAAGGGCAATGCCGCCATTGGCAACGTTTGCAAGCCCGCCGTCGAACGGTGGCAGAACCGCTACACCGAGGCTTATGAGCAGCATCAGAAACGGCGCGACATGTTCGAGCGGATCAAGAAAACGGGCGACGCGGTGCTTGTTGGCAATGCGGAGAGCGATCTGAAAGAAGCGAAGAAGGAGCTCGACGCGCTGGGCATGTTCAAGGCCGATCTCGTGAGCTTCACCCGGTATTACGAGTTCATGAGCCAAATCGTCGATTACGACAGCACGGACCTGGAGAAGCTAAGCCTTTACGCTCGGCATCTGGCGCCGCTGTTGCGAGAGAAAACGCCGAAGGAGGATCCCATCGATCTCAGCTCCGTGGAGTTGAGCCATTACCGCCTGAGCAAACTGAAGCAGCAGGATCTCAAGCTCGTCAAGGGAGCGGGAGAAGGCCTTTCGCCAGGTTCGGAGATGGGGAGCGGCAAAGCAAAAAGCAAAATGGAAGAATACCTCTCGCAGATCATTCAGCGCTTGAACGAGGTGTTTGTGACGGACGGGCTTACGGACAATGATATGTTGAACTACGCAATGACCATATCCGACAAGGTCCGCGAGAACGAGGCGGTGATGAAGCAGATCGAGAACAACTCGCGAGAGCAAGCGATGTTAGGCGATTTCGCAGGGGCACTTGATGAAGCGGTGATGGAGAGCGGGGAGGTGCATCGGAATCTCATGACCCAAGTGTTGAACGACAAGAACATCGCTGCGGGTTTTGGGCGTATCGTGTTTGATATGCTGGTGGCGCAGATGAAGACCGGGCAACGACCGGACATACGCGACACCACCGATTAG
- a CDS encoding restriction endonuclease subunit S, which produces MTESGIWWLGAIPAHWGVIQSRRLFEQRKERMRSGDEQLTASQKYGVIPQKDFMRLEDQSVMQVFTGADILKHVEPGDFVISMRSFQGGLEWCGYAGCVSSAYVGLTPIKSVVPGFFRYLFKSRPYIRALQSTSNLVRDGQALRFQNFAQVSLPLISDEEQTQIAKFLDYETAKIDALIEKQQQLIALLKEKRQAVISHAVTKGLNPDAPMRDSGVEWLGKVPAHWEV; this is translated from the coding sequence ATGACGGAATCTGGAATCTGGTGGCTCGGGGCAATCCCCGCCCATTGGGGCGTAATCCAGAGCCGCAGACTCTTTGAACAACGCAAGGAGCGGATGCGTTCTGGAGATGAACAGCTCACCGCATCCCAAAAGTATGGTGTGATTCCTCAAAAGGATTTCATGCGACTTGAAGATCAAAGCGTCATGCAAGTTTTTACCGGAGCGGACATACTAAAGCACGTAGAGCCGGGTGATTTTGTAATCAGTATGCGTAGCTTTCAGGGCGGTCTGGAGTGGTGCGGCTACGCTGGGTGCGTGAGTTCTGCCTACGTCGGGCTCACCCCTATCAAGAGCGTCGTTCCAGGCTTTTTTAGGTATCTGTTCAAAAGCAGACCATACATTCGAGCATTGCAAAGTACTTCAAATCTTGTTCGCGATGGACAGGCTCTGCGCTTTCAAAACTTCGCACAGGTGAGCCTGCCGCTGATTAGCGATGAAGAACAAACCCAAATCGCCAAGTTCCTCGACTACGAAACCGCGAAGATTGATGCGCTGATCGAGAAGCAGCAACAACTCATCGCCTTACTCAAAGAGAAGCGTCAGGCCGTCATCAGTCACGCGGTGACCAAGGGCCTGAACCCCGATGCCCCGATGCGCGATTCGGGCGTGGAATGGTTGGGGAAGGTGCCGGCGCATTGGGAGGTGTGA
- a CDS encoding transposase zinc-binding domain-containing protein, which translates to MLAPDRHAHHEGYRYERHRPEESVLYRVVREHWSSFREGVEGLGSLPKFVVNEVDEYLRCGLLEYGFIRAVCESCGCCRLVAFSCKHRGFCPSCLGRRMSDTAVWLTEHVLPTVQMRQWDVCPTLPWPARCVRRFLGLQRQQLVAEFCQVGDFSRVTLPGHLFVRTFIDIVLDFRKEWFDHSEARVWLLIEQAAFGINPRHGAPMLEVPEPPSNQFIPCGVAYLQWRVTLLGFLENGGREVAAHIRYEEFVAAFEAFQEARFRPSVFGNQFIKTPVGRRGSKGLRRAEELADDLVFLSLLSA; encoded by the coding sequence ATGCTTGCTCCCGACCGACATGCGCATCACGAGGGGTACCGGTACGAGCGGCATCGGCCCGAGGAGAGCGTCCTGTATCGGGTGGTGCGTGAGCATTGGTCGTCGTTTCGCGAGGGTGTCGAGGGATTGGGGAGTTTGCCCAAGTTCGTCGTGAATGAAGTCGACGAGTATCTCCGGTGCGGGCTCCTCGAATACGGATTCATACGAGCGGTTTGCGAATCGTGTGGATGTTGCAGGCTCGTGGCATTTTCGTGCAAGCATCGAGGATTTTGCCCGTCGTGTTTGGGCCGCCGGATGAGCGACACGGCGGTTTGGCTGACCGAGCACGTCTTGCCGACAGTGCAAATGCGGCAATGGGACGTTTGCCCGACCTTGCCATGGCCCGCGCGATGCGTCCGTCGCTTTCTAGGTCTTCAGCGCCAACAGCTCGTCGCGGAGTTTTGTCAGGTGGGCGATTTTTCGCGAGTAACGTTGCCGGGACATTTGTTTGTCCGTACCTTCATCGACATCGTTTTGGATTTTCGCAAGGAGTGGTTCGACCACAGCGAGGCCCGCGTCTGGTTGCTGATTGAACAGGCAGCATTCGGCATAAACCCGCGTCACGGCGCACCGATGCTCGAGGTCCCCGAACCCCCATCGAACCAATTCATTCCATGCGGCGTTGCATACCTCCAATGGCGCGTGACGCTGCTGGGCTTCCTCGAGAATGGTGGTCGCGAAGTGGCGGCGCACATCCGGTACGAAGAGTTCGTCGCCGCTTTCGAGGCGTTCCAAGAAGCCCGCTTCCGCCCTTCGGTATTCGGCAACCAGTTCATCAAAACCCCGGTCGGACGACGTGGCTCGAAGGGGCTTCGTCGCGCTGAAGAGCTTGCAGATGATCTCGTTTTTCTGTCGCTCCTGAGCGCTTGA